A window of Gavia stellata isolate bGavSte3 chromosome 21, bGavSte3.hap2, whole genome shotgun sequence contains these coding sequences:
- the CFAP73 gene encoding cilia- and flagella-associated protein 73, giving the protein MALDLEEYLRTAFRDKLWLPQRASLGRVLVTPRWWVPLPVFSPPGHDELHATHGRTVPAWDATALQPSTRLLRKRREVAEVERVLQSQREVRVAPSPSMHPLQIPQEFRQRMECLEQRWQQLGQRKDELRDVVLKFDAFLKTSAARQEQARRRADEERARVAGQGAEAARLRQELGGLLQRRECLARRLRSLRIFGDYLQGVLARMGQFQDVPAMLAHFGVLAGTRAALAQQAEAGQERLAQGWARLRQYQEEAGSELRHTNNELAQLCARLEATRHDVLQAESRWAHVQSTATQKTLLLGQIKLAVLNLFQLATSRLKVPAAVALEDTEAQLDTVLLCMQDLAAICAELRPRQPGPCPPRLPAATSMHPLRHGAARVPPSQE; this is encoded by the exons ATGGCCTTGGACCTGGAGGAGTATTTGCGCACGGCTTTCCGGGACAAGCTGTGGCTGCC GCAGCGGGCGTCCCTGGGGAGGGTCCTGGTCACGCCACGGTGGTGGGTGCCCCTGCCCGTGTTCTCCCCACCTGGGCATGATGAGCTCCATGCAACCCACGGCAGGACGGTGCCAGCGTGGGATGCCACCGCACTGCAGCCCTCCACGCGCTTGCTGCGGAAGAGGCGGGAGGTGGCGGAGGTGGAGCgggtgctgcagagccagcGGGAGGTAAGGGTGGCCCCCAGCCCATCCATGCACCCCCTCCa GATCCCACAGGAGTTTCGGCAGAGGATGGAGTGCCtggagcagcgctggcagcagCTGGGCCAGCGGAAAGATGAGCTCCGGGATGTTGTCCTCAAATTTGATGCCTTCCTCAAG ACTTCGGCGGCGAGGCAGGAGCAAGCACGGCGGCGGGCAGACGAGGAGCGGGCGCgggtggcagggcagggtgccgAGGCTGCCCGCCTGCGCCAGGAGCTTGGGGGGCTGCTGCAGCGTAGGGAGTGCCTGGCCCGGCGCCTGCGGAGCCTCCGCATCTTCGGCGACTACCTGCAGGGCGTGCTGGCCAGGATGGGGCAA TTCCAGGATGTCCCAGCCATGCTGGCCCATTTTGGGGTGCTGGCGGGGACGCGGGCAGCCCTGGCACAACAGGCAGAAGCTGGGCAGGAGCGGCTGGCCCAGGGCTGGGCACGGCTCCGGCAATACCAGGAGGAGGCCGGCAGCGAGCTCCGGCACACCAACAACGAGCTGGCCCAGCTCTGCGCACGCCTGGAGGCCACCCGCCATGACGTGCTCCAGGCG GAGTCCCGCTGGGCCCACGTCCAGAGCACAGCCACCCAGAAgaccctgctgctggggcagatCAAGCTGGCAGTGCTAAACCTCTTCCAGCTTGCCACCTCGCGGCTCAAGGTCCCCGCAGCCGTGGCCCTGGAGGACACCGAGGCCCAGCTGGACACG GTGCTGCTCTGCATGCAGGACCTGGCTGCCATCTGTGCCGAGCTGCGCCCCAGGCAGCCGGGGCCATGTCCCCCGcgcctgcctgcagccaccaGCATGCACCCACTGCGCCACGGGGCTGCCAGGGTGCCTCCGAGCCAGGAATAG
- the VSIG10 gene encoding V-set and immunoglobulin domain-containing protein 10, with amino-acid sequence MRLPGGTPPARFFLALCVWRLVPRRDAAGTEEVVFGKVGGSILLLCRNVSKEATEVVWFQGDPHSFPPLFSSRVAFPPDVRFSLVDNSSLRITELRVQDEGNYTCKEVLNKTDHEHRVQLLVANPPQSTPKCWAETSSSGLMLQLFCSWPGGYPHPTLHWREEGHDLENSSWVISSTSTSDTHVETLNSSHLSHRKVFKCVGSHVVKQEEPACTVEIKIPSLESEPPKTCFVGDNVTLTCHVTESTPAARLTWLRGVTQPEVEIQPGGRYLIAQEGNVSRLTIRNCSQGTDGGCYICKAQNPVGLRELFVCLTVKQPVNIVGVVGAVVVLSLLAILTVTGVVLYYNPLLCLRGAAFRNQDSGDVLVLVDSEDDDEGKGEEETMSSSTKHEAMALVNGNSIQAAYFNCLTEGDDGEQHGEVSPQEMREEETRGT; translated from the exons ATGCGGCTCCCCGGCGGGACGCCGCCAGCCCGGTTCTTCCTCGCCCTCTGCGTCTGGAGGCTGGTGCCGCGCCGGGACGCCGCAG GAACAGAGGAAGTGGTCTTTGGGAAGGTTGGAGGAAGCATCCTCCTTTTATGCCGAAATGTCTCTAAAGAAGCAACCGAGGTGGTCTGGTTTCAAGGGGATCCGCACTCTTTCCCCCCACTCTTCTCCTCAAGGGTCGCCTTCCCCCCGGACGTTCGTTTCTCCCTGGTTGACAACAGCTCTCTGCGCATCACAGAGCTGCGTGTGCAGGACGAAGGCAACTACACTTGCAAGGAAGTGCTGAACAAGACGGACCACGAGCACAGGGTCCAGCTCCTGGTAGCCA ATCCACCACAGTCAACCCCGAAGTGCTGGGCAGAGACTTCCTCATCGGGGCTGATGCTGCAGCTGTTTTGCAGCTGGCCTGGGGGGTatccccaccccaccctgcaCTGGAGAGAAGAGGGGCACGATCTGGAGAACTCAAGCTGGGTCATCAGCTCCACGAGCACCTCGGACACCCATGTGGAAACGCTGAACAGCTCCCACCTCTCCCACCGCAAAGTGTTCAAGTGTGTCGGGAGCCATGTCGTCAAGCAGGAGGAGCCTGCGTGTACTGTGGAGATAA AAATCCCTTCACTGGAATCGGAGCCCCCGAAGACCTGCTTTGTGGGTGACAATGTGACCCTGACATGCCACGTGACCGAGAGCACGCCGGCAGCGAGGCTCACCTGGCTGCGGGGTGTCACCCAGCCAGAGGTGGAGATCCAACCTGGAGGGAGGTACCTCATCGCCCAGGAGGGCAACGTGTCCCGGCTCACCATCCGGAACTGCTCCCAGGGCACCGACGGGGGCTGTTACATCTGCAAGGCACAGAACCCcgtggggctgagggagctgttCGTCTGCCTGACGGTGAAGC agccgGTGAACATCGTTGGGGTCGTGGGTGCAGTGGTGGTCCTGTCCCTGCTGGCAATTCTCACTGTCACCGGGGTTGTCTTGTACTACAATCCCCTCCTGTGCCTGAGAG GTGCTGCATTCAG GAATCAGGACTCGGGTGATGTCTTAGTGCTAGTGGACTCGGAAGATGACGATGAGGgcaaaggggaagaggagaccATGAGCAGCTCCACCAAGCACGAGGCAATGGCACTGGTCAATGGGAACAGCATCCAGGCTGCTTACTTCAACTGCCTTACGGAAG GTGATGACGGCGAGCAGCACGGCGAGGTCTCTCCGCAGGAAATGAGGGAAGAAGAGACGCGAGGCACATAG
- the PEBP1 gene encoding phosphatidylethanolamine-binding protein 1 — protein MPVDLGLWSGSLSLTEVEQKPAHPLRVKYGSVEIDELGKVLTPTQVQHRPTSIEWDGCDPQKLYTLVLTDPDAPSRKDPKFREWHHFLVTNMKGNNVGSGTVLSDYVGSGPPKGTGLHRYVWLVYEQPKQLSCNEPILSNRSGDKRGKFKVASFRSKYELGVPVAGTCYQAEWDDYVPKLYEQLSGK, from the exons ATGCCGGTGGACCTGGGGCTGTGGAGCGGGTCGCTGAGCCTCACCGAGGTGGAGCAGAAGCCGGCGCACCCGCTGCGCGTCAAGTATGGCTCCGTGGAGATAGACGAGCTGGGCAAGGTGCTCACGCCCACTCAG GTGCAGCATCGCCCCACCAGCATTGAGTGGGATGGCTGTGATCCCCAGAAGCTCTACACCCTGGTTCTCACAGACCCGGATGCTCCCAGTAGGAAGGACCCAAAGTTCAG GGAATGGCATCACTTCCTGGTGACCAACATGAAAGGCAACAATGTGGGGAGTGGGACTGTGCTGTCAGATTACGTTGGCTCCGGACCTCCCAAAGGAACAG GGCTGCACCGCTACGTGTGGCTGGTGTACGAGCAGCCCAAGCAGCTGTCCTGCAACGAGCCCATCCTCTCCAATCGCTCTGGTGACAAACGAGGGAAGTTCAAGGTGGCTTCTTTCCGCAGCAAGTACGAGCTGGGGGTGCCGGTGGCTGGCACTTGCTACCAGGCGGAGTGGGATGACTATGTGCCGAAGCTCTACGAGCAGCTGTCGGGGAAGTAG